In one window of Deinococcus aquiradiocola DNA:
- a CDS encoding GNAT family N-acetyltransferase, translating to MNVTFRPYTLQDRETCLALFGSNCPDFFHPSERADFAAFLQDPAADGEYLLLLQEGAGGVLDVVGCGGLWVSEDGVGGLSWGMVRRDLHRQGLGTRLTQERLDRLRARPDVRRIRLDTSQHSAPFYARQGFTVTQRTPDGFAPGMDEIKMTLDLPHD from the coding sequence ATGAACGTCACCTTCCGCCCCTACACCCTGCAGGACCGCGAGACGTGCCTCGCGCTGTTTGGCAGCAACTGCCCGGACTTCTTCCACCCGTCCGAACGCGCGGACTTTGCGGCTTTCCTGCAGGACCCCGCAGCGGACGGCGAGTACCTGCTGCTCCTGCAGGAGGGCGCAGGCGGCGTGCTGGACGTGGTCGGCTGCGGGGGCCTGTGGGTCAGCGAGGACGGCGTGGGCGGCCTCAGCTGGGGCATGGTGCGCCGCGACCTGCACCGCCAGGGCCTCGGGACGCGCCTCACGCAGGAACGCCTGGACCGCCTGCGCGCCCGGCCCGACGTGCGCCGCATCCGGCTCGACACCAGCCAGCACTCCGCGCCGTTCTACGCCCGGCAGGGCTTCACCGTCACCCAGCGCACCCCGGACGGCTTCGCGCCCGGCATGGACGAGATCAAGATGACGCTCGACCTCCCGCACGACTGA
- a CDS encoding Gfo/Idh/MocA family protein — MTFRWGILGAARIARSLIPAIREAGGEVVMVGAREPGSARVQDFAREWGVPMVGTYGDVMHADVDAVYNPLPNHLHLPWSEAAMRAGKHVLTEKPLSLNAGEAAHLAQVAAQTGRVLLEAFAYRFSPHHEALLQAVRAGEVGDVRAYRGAFGFTMRNDQDFRWDPAMGGGALYDVGCYTVNLARLLLGEPDSVTARARWTPGGVDVALSGVLEYAGALATVECAFDWLPDRMMGRCQVIGSEGQLELEDAYVSSGPDLRLTVNGEVRDVPAANGYARMVRHFQRAAGGEEAALYPPEDAVRQARVLDALLRSAREGARVVP; from the coding sequence ATGACATTCCGTTGGGGCATCCTGGGTGCGGCGCGGATCGCGCGGTCGCTCATTCCGGCCATCCGTGAGGCGGGCGGCGAGGTGGTGATGGTGGGCGCGCGCGAACCGGGCTCGGCGCGCGTGCAGGACTTCGCGCGCGAGTGGGGGGTGCCGATGGTCGGCACGTACGGGGACGTGATGCACGCGGACGTGGACGCCGTGTACAACCCGCTCCCGAACCACCTGCACCTCCCGTGGAGCGAGGCGGCCATGCGGGCCGGGAAGCACGTCCTGACCGAGAAGCCGCTCAGCCTGAACGCGGGCGAGGCGGCGCACCTCGCGCAGGTCGCGGCGCAGACGGGCCGCGTGCTGCTGGAGGCGTTCGCGTACCGCTTCTCGCCGCATCACGAGGCGCTCCTGCAGGCCGTGCGGGCGGGCGAGGTGGGCGACGTGCGCGCGTACCGTGGGGCGTTCGGGTTCACGATGCGGAACGATCAGGACTTCCGCTGGGACCCCGCGATGGGGGGCGGCGCGCTGTACGACGTGGGGTGCTACACCGTGAACCTCGCGCGCCTGCTGCTGGGCGAGCCGGACAGTGTGACCGCGCGGGCCCGCTGGACGCCCGGCGGGGTGGACGTGGCGCTGTCGGGCGTGCTGGAGTACGCGGGGGCGCTGGCGACGGTGGAGTGTGCCTTCGACTGGCTGCCGGACCGCATGATGGGCCGCTGTCAGGTGATCGGGTCGGAGGGGCAGCTGGAGCTGGAGGACGCGTACGTGAGCAGCGGCCCGGACCTGCGCCTGACCGTGAACGGCGAGGTGCGGGACGTGCCGGCCGCGAACGGGTACGCGCGCATGGTGCGGCACTTCCAGCGCGCGGCGGGCGGTGAGGAGGCGGCGCTGTACCCGCCGGAGGACGCCGTGCGGCAGGCGCGGGTGCTGGACGCGCTGCTCAGGTCGGCACGCGAGGGTGCGCGCGTCGTCCCGTGA
- a CDS encoding aminopeptidase, with amino-acid sequence MDGPVKGVWAGRAWRAVAGVALLALGVAALSGCGQVQYLAQAAAGQVDLLWRARPLADVIADPATPEETRRQLRLAQDVREYAVRVLGLPDHRTFATYTDLGRPYLVWNVFVAPPLSTRLRTSCFPITGCVPYRGYFSLQGAQAEAQRLRAAGDDVSVGGVSAYSTLGRLPDPVPSSLLRGGDGSIIRTIIHELTHQVVYVPGDANFNESFAVAVETAGAARYARDRGLPPPDETLARTRFQAVTALLLGTRDELDAVYGSAVPDAEKRERKAAVLALARTRYAALKADWDGYAGYDGWFADGPNGLNNALLGSVAAYADQVPAFLALLDRLNGDFPAFYAAVRACAERPQPERAACLAPPR; translated from the coding sequence GTGGACGGCCCGGTGAAGGGGGTGTGGGCGGGCCGCGCGTGGCGGGCCGTGGCGGGCGTGGCGCTGCTGGCGCTGGGCGTGGCCGCGCTGAGCGGGTGCGGGCAGGTGCAGTACCTGGCGCAGGCGGCGGCCGGGCAGGTGGACCTGCTGTGGCGGGCGCGGCCGCTGGCGGACGTGATCGCGGACCCCGCCACGCCCGAAGAGACGCGCCGCCAGCTGCGGCTCGCGCAGGACGTGCGGGAGTACGCGGTGCGGGTGCTGGGCCTGCCGGACCACCGGACCTTCGCGACGTACACGGACCTGGGCCGCCCGTACCTGGTGTGGAACGTGTTCGTCGCCCCTCCCCTGTCCACGCGGCTGCGGACCTCGTGCTTCCCGATCACGGGCTGCGTCCCGTACCGCGGGTACTTCTCGCTGCAGGGCGCGCAGGCGGAGGCACAGCGTCTGCGCGCGGCGGGCGACGACGTGTCGGTGGGCGGCGTGAGCGCGTACAGCACGCTGGGGCGCCTGCCGGACCCGGTCCCGTCGAGCCTGCTGCGCGGCGGGGACGGCAGCATCATCCGGACGATCATTCACGAGCTCACGCATCAGGTGGTGTACGTGCCGGGCGACGCGAACTTCAACGAGTCCTTCGCGGTGGCGGTCGAGACGGCGGGCGCGGCCCGTTACGCGCGCGACCGGGGCCTCCCGCCGCCCGACGAGACGCTCGCCCGCACGCGCTTCCAGGCGGTCACGGCCCTGCTGCTCGGCACGCGCGACGAGCTGGACGCCGTGTACGGCTCGGCCGTCCCGGACGCCGAGAAACGCGAGCGGAAGGCGGCGGTCCTCGCGCTGGCCCGCACGAGATACGCGGCCCTCAAGGCCGACTGGGACGGGTACGCCGGGTACGACGGGTGGTTCGCGGACGGCCCGAACGGCCTGAACAACGCGCTGCTCGGGTCGGTGGCGGCATACGCGGATCAGGTGCCCGCGTTCCTGGCGCTGCTGGACCGCCTGAACGGGGACTTCCCGGCCTTCTACGCGGCGGTGCGCGCGTGTGCCGAGCGGCCGCAGCCGGAGCGCGCGGCGTGCCTCGCGCCGCCCCGGTAG
- a CDS encoding Rieske 2Fe-2S domain-containing protein has translation MSESVNGSAAVCVGAVEGLPEGSQTEVRVDGVSVVVVCDAGGYYALRNVCSHQDFPLLGGDVSMGRITCAKHGAKFELATGKAKTLPAVKPVRVYRTRVEDGQVWVEAL, from the coding sequence ATGAGCGAGAGCGTGAACGGGTCGGCCGCCGTGTGCGTGGGGGCCGTGGAGGGCCTGCCGGAAGGCAGTCAGACCGAGGTGCGGGTGGACGGCGTGAGCGTCGTCGTGGTGTGCGACGCCGGGGGGTACTACGCGCTGCGGAACGTGTGCAGTCACCAGGATTTCCCGCTGCTGGGCGGCGACGTGAGCATGGGCCGCATCACGTGCGCGAAGCACGGCGCGAAGTTCGAACTGGCGACCGGCAAGGCGAAAACGCTCCCGGCCGTGAAGCCCGTCCGCGTGTACCGGACGCGCGTGGAGGACGGTCAGGTGTGGGTGGAGGCCCTCTGA
- a CDS encoding ankyrin repeat domain-containing protein yields the protein MSESATLFQAIQANDAATVTDLIEARADLLTATSPSGLSPLLFAAYYRRPQMAALLTELGAPVSAFEAAATGSGLHLESALQANPDLLHAFSPDGFTLLGLCAFFGHEAEARMLLALGADPNTVSQNAMLVAPLHSAAAGNHTALARMLLEAGATPDAAQHGGFTPLHSAAQNGNTDLVKLLLARGADPAARTDAGDDALALAVEGGHDEAAALLR from the coding sequence ATGTCCGAATCTGCGACGCTGTTCCAGGCCATCCAGGCGAACGACGCGGCCACCGTCACGGACCTGATCGAGGCGCGCGCCGACCTGCTCACCGCCACCAGCCCGAGCGGCCTGAGCCCGCTGCTGTTCGCCGCGTACTACCGCCGCCCGCAGATGGCCGCGCTCCTCACCGAGCTGGGCGCGCCCGTCTCGGCCTTCGAGGCGGCCGCCACCGGGTCCGGCCTGCACCTCGAATCGGCGCTGCAGGCGAACCCGGACCTGCTGCACGCCTTCAGCCCGGACGGCTTCACGTTGCTGGGCCTGTGCGCGTTCTTCGGGCACGAGGCCGAAGCGCGGATGCTGCTCGCGCTCGGCGCGGACCCGAACACCGTCAGCCAGAACGCCATGCTGGTCGCGCCGCTGCACAGTGCCGCCGCCGGGAACCACACGGCCCTCGCCCGCATGCTGCTCGAAGCGGGCGCCACGCCCGACGCCGCGCAGCACGGCGGGTTCACGCCGCTGCACAGTGCCGCGCAGAACGGCAACACCGACCTCGTGAAACTGCTGCTCGCCCGGGGCGCGGACCCCGCCGCGCGCACCGACGCGGGCGACGACGCGCTCGCCCTGGCCGTCGAGGGCGGGCACGACGAGGCCGCCGCCCTGCTCCGGTGA
- a CDS encoding acetyl-CoA C-acetyltransferase produces MNSIVIVAARRTPIGSYLGALKDVTAVDLGVTAARAVLDALPTELHGDIADVLVGNVLQAGQGMNPARQIAVKAGLPEHVPGMTLNRVCGSGLQAVISAAQALRAGEGQLYLAGGTESMSGAAYLLPGARQGYRMGHQTVQDSMILDGLTDAFHGYHMGVTAENVAAQWNVTREEQDAFALLSQQRAAAAIQSGAFRDELVQVIVPGRKGDTVVDTDEHPRPTTPESLARLRPAFKKDGTVTAGNASGLNDGAAMLLVTTREYAAANGLQVLAELVSSAAIGVDPAVMGIGPARAVPIALQRAGLSTADIDLFELNEAFAAQSLAVVRDLNVDPERVNVTGGAVALGHPIGASGARVLTTLVHGLRREGKAHGVASLCIGGGMGIAVVVRAEA; encoded by the coding sequence ATGAACAGCATCGTGATCGTGGCGGCCCGGCGCACGCCCATCGGCAGCTACCTCGGAGCCCTCAAGGACGTCACGGCCGTGGACCTCGGCGTCACGGCCGCCCGTGCCGTGCTGGACGCCCTGCCGACCGAACTGCACGGCGACATCGCCGACGTGCTCGTCGGGAACGTCCTGCAGGCGGGCCAGGGCATGAACCCTGCCCGGCAGATCGCCGTGAAGGCCGGACTGCCGGAACACGTGCCCGGCATGACGCTCAACCGCGTGTGCGGCAGCGGCCTGCAGGCCGTCATCAGCGCCGCGCAGGCCCTGCGTGCCGGTGAAGGTCAGCTGTACCTCGCGGGCGGCACCGAGAGCATGAGCGGCGCCGCGTACCTGCTGCCCGGCGCGCGCCAGGGCTACCGCATGGGCCACCAGACGGTGCAGGACAGCATGATCCTCGACGGGCTGACCGACGCTTTCCACGGGTACCACATGGGCGTCACGGCCGAGAACGTCGCCGCGCAGTGGAACGTGACGCGCGAGGAGCAGGACGCCTTCGCTCTGCTCAGCCAGCAGCGCGCGGCGGCCGCCATCCAGTCCGGCGCGTTCCGGGACGAACTCGTGCAGGTCATCGTCCCGGGCCGCAAGGGCGACACCGTCGTCGACACCGACGAGCACCCGCGCCCCACCACGCCCGAAAGCCTCGCCCGGCTCCGCCCCGCCTTCAAGAAGGACGGGACCGTCACCGCCGGGAACGCCAGCGGCCTGAACGACGGGGCCGCCATGCTGCTCGTCACCACCCGCGAGTACGCCGCCGCGAACGGCCTGCAGGTCCTCGCGGAACTCGTCTCGTCCGCCGCCATCGGTGTCGACCCGGCCGTCATGGGCATCGGCCCGGCCCGCGCCGTCCCCATCGCCCTGCAACGCGCAGGTCTGAGCACCGCCGACATCGACCTGTTCGAACTGAACGAAGCGTTCGCCGCGCAGTCCCTCGCCGTCGTGCGCGACCTGAACGTCGACCCGGAGCGCGTGAACGTCACGGGCGGCGCCGTCGCGCTCGGCCACCCCATCGGCGCGAGCGGCGCGCGCGTCCTCACGACCCTCGTGCACGGCCTGCGCCGCGAAGGCAAGGCGCACGGCGTGGCGAGCCTGTGCATCGGGGGCGGCATGGGCATCGCCGTCGTCGTGCGCGCCGAAGCCTGA
- a CDS encoding acyl-CoA thioesterase, with amino-acid sequence MQEPGSAGAAHVTVTRFRTRYAETDAMGVVHHATYPVWFEMGRSDFMREIGIPYAQVEERGYYFMLSGLNVRYRAAARYDEELTLTTRVGELKSRTCTFTYEVRRGDDLVATGETQHICTDRAYRPSRLPDDVLAALRGEPRPA; translated from the coding sequence GTGCAGGAGCCCGGTTCGGCCGGGGCCGCGCACGTCACCGTCACGCGCTTCCGGACGCGGTACGCGGAGACGGACGCGATGGGCGTCGTGCATCATGCGACGTACCCGGTGTGGTTCGAGATGGGCCGCAGCGACTTCATGCGCGAGATCGGCATTCCGTACGCGCAGGTGGAGGAGCGCGGGTACTACTTCATGCTGTCGGGCCTGAACGTCCGTTACCGGGCCGCCGCGCGCTACGACGAGGAACTGACGCTCACCACGCGCGTCGGCGAGCTGAAGTCGCGCACCTGCACCTTCACGTACGAGGTGCGGCGCGGCGACGATCTCGTCGCGACGGGCGAGACGCAGCACATCTGCACCGACAGGGCGTACCGTCCCTCGCGCCTGCCGGACGACGTGCTGGCCGCCCTGCGCGGCGAGCCTCGCCCCGCCTGA
- a CDS encoding ribosome-binding factor A → MKPRQVEVAIIRILNSAISELQDPRVPMIVTIERVSLTQDYSVARVYVSSIGENGPLVEALNNARGRLQHEVGHGLKLRRVPLLEFYPAGASPFDRLPVGDAP, encoded by the coding sequence ATGAAGCCCCGGCAGGTGGAGGTGGCGATCATCCGTATCCTGAACTCGGCCATCTCGGAACTGCAGGACCCGCGCGTGCCGATGATCGTGACCATCGAACGCGTGAGCCTCACGCAGGACTACTCGGTGGCGCGCGTGTACGTGTCGAGCATCGGCGAGAACGGCCCGCTGGTCGAGGCGCTCAACAACGCCCGCGGCCGACTGCAGCACGAGGTGGGGCACGGCCTGAAGCTGCGCCGCGTGCCGCTGCTGGAGTTCTACCCGGCGGGCGCGTCGCCCTTCGACCGCCTGCCGGTGGGGGACGCGCCGTGA
- the glmM gene encoding phosphoglucosamine mutase, whose amino-acid sequence MTAVQPSERKYFGTDGVRSVAGEFPLTAEWVMQLGMAAAEVLKARRAEQAHAGGHGTGRVSVVIGKDTRQSGDMLEAALAAGLTSRGVNVVHLGVLPTPGVSYLTRALDADAGVVISASHNPYQDNGIKFFGASGSKLSDDLELEMEAALDRVAALAPVSGTELGSVSNHTDAERLYVTYLLRHAPDLSGLKIAMDCANGAAYRIGPKVFQAAGADLFAVYTTPDGRNINRDCGSTHLAGLSRIVRDGGYDLGVAFDGDADRALFVDSRGNEVHGDHLLLLNARARAERGVVTTIMSNMALELKLQDAGVTLKRTAVGDRYVHEGLHQDGLHLGGEQSGHLLFLDVSPTGDGVLTALLSLAAMRRLNTTLDALHDDLVMFPQTLVNVRVKDKAAAVNAPEVQAAVRAAEVRLNGRGRINLRPSGTENLVRVMVEGPDAAEIHEIAGEVAGLIR is encoded by the coding sequence ATGACAGCTGTCCAACCTTCAGAACGCAAGTATTTCGGCACCGACGGCGTGCGCAGTGTCGCGGGCGAGTTCCCGCTGACCGCCGAGTGGGTCATGCAGCTCGGCATGGCCGCCGCCGAGGTCCTCAAGGCCCGCCGCGCCGAGCAGGCGCACGCGGGCGGGCACGGCACGGGGCGCGTCAGCGTCGTGATCGGCAAGGACACCCGGCAGTCGGGCGACATGCTCGAAGCGGCCCTCGCCGCCGGGCTCACGAGCCGCGGCGTGAACGTCGTGCATCTCGGCGTGCTGCCCACGCCCGGCGTCAGCTACCTCACGCGGGCGCTGGACGCCGACGCGGGCGTCGTGATCAGCGCGTCCCACAACCCCTACCAGGACAACGGCATCAAGTTCTTCGGCGCGAGCGGCAGCAAGCTCAGCGACGACCTCGAACTGGAGATGGAGGCCGCCCTGGACCGCGTCGCTGCCCTCGCGCCCGTCAGCGGCACGGAGCTCGGCAGCGTCAGCAACCATACGGACGCCGAACGGCTGTACGTCACGTACCTGCTGCGGCACGCGCCGGACCTGAGCGGCCTGAAGATCGCGATGGACTGCGCGAACGGCGCGGCGTACCGCATCGGTCCGAAGGTGTTCCAGGCGGCCGGAGCGGACCTGTTCGCGGTGTACACCACCCCGGACGGCCGCAACATCAACCGCGACTGCGGCAGCACGCACCTCGCGGGCCTGTCGCGCATCGTGCGCGACGGCGGCTACGATCTCGGCGTGGCCTTCGACGGGGACGCGGACCGCGCCCTGTTCGTGGACTCGCGCGGCAACGAGGTGCACGGCGACCACCTGCTGCTCCTGAACGCGCGCGCGCGCGCCGAGCGGGGCGTCGTGACCACCATCATGAGCAACATGGCGCTCGAACTGAAACTGCAGGACGCGGGCGTCACCCTGAAACGCACGGCGGTCGGGGACCGCTACGTGCACGAGGGCCTGCACCAGGACGGCCTGCACCTCGGCGGGGAGCAGAGCGGGCACCTGCTGTTCCTGGACGTGTCGCCCACCGGGGACGGCGTGCTGACGGCCCTGCTGAGCCTCGCCGCGATGCGCCGCCTGAACACCACCCTGGACGCCCTGCACGACGACCTCGTGATGTTCCCGCAGACGCTCGTGAACGTCCGCGTGAAGGACAAGGCCGCCGCCGTGAACGCGCCCGAAGTGCAGGCCGCCGTGCGTGCCGCCGAGGTGCGCCTGAACGGCCGGGGCCGCATCAACCTGCGTCCGAGCGGCACCGAGAACCTCGTGCGCGTGATGGTGGAGGGACCGGACGCCGCCGAGATCCACGAGATCGCGGGCGAGGTCGCGGGCCTCATCCGCTGA
- a CDS encoding replication-associated recombination protein A: MTLFDPPAPLAERLRPRTVTEVVGQSHLLGPGRPLTRVLASGRLGSLILWGPPGVGKTTLARLLAGEVGAHFIPLSAVSAGVKDIREAVTEAERLRGRGTRTILFLDEIHRFNKAQQDALLPHVESGLLTLIGATTENPSFEVNPALRSRARTLVLQALTPDDLLGLLRRALSDERGLQGVQADEGALTLLARLADGDARRALGTLEVAATLANPVTEEAVTEAFGRHLPSMDKGGEDFYNLISALHKSVRGSHPDAALYWLARMVAGGADPLYVARRVVRMAAEDIGLADPQALRVCLAAKDAVEFLGSPEGDLALAQAVVYLCLAPKSNSVYTAWKAALNAVDGENLAVPVHLRNAPTQFMRDQGYGRGYRYYFDDPAGSFEQRYLPEGVDLHLYAPRDEGWEARASERWRKLMTLHAASPAGPVTAGETGST; this comes from the coding sequence ATGACCCTGTTCGACCCCCCCGCCCCCCTCGCGGAGCGGCTCAGACCGCGCACCGTGACCGAGGTGGTCGGCCAGTCGCACCTGCTCGGCCCCGGACGGCCCCTCACCCGCGTCCTCGCGTCCGGACGGCTCGGCTCGCTGATCCTGTGGGGCCCGCCCGGCGTCGGCAAGACCACGCTCGCGCGCCTGCTGGCCGGCGAGGTCGGCGCGCACTTCATTCCGCTGAGCGCCGTCTCGGCAGGCGTCAAGGACATCCGCGAGGCCGTCACCGAGGCCGAACGCCTGCGCGGACGAGGCACGCGCACCATCCTGTTCCTCGACGAGATCCACCGCTTCAACAAGGCGCAGCAGGACGCGCTCCTCCCGCACGTCGAGAGCGGCCTCCTCACCCTGATCGGCGCGACCACCGAGAACCCCAGCTTCGAGGTGAACCCCGCGCTGCGCAGCCGCGCCCGCACCCTCGTTCTGCAGGCCCTCACGCCGGACGACCTGCTCGGCCTGCTGCGCCGCGCCCTCAGCGACGAGCGCGGCCTGCAGGGCGTGCAGGCCGACGAGGGCGCCCTCACACTCCTCGCTCGTCTCGCGGACGGCGACGCCCGCCGCGCCCTCGGCACGCTGGAAGTCGCCGCGACCCTCGCGAACCCCGTCACGGAAGAGGCCGTCACCGAGGCCTTCGGACGGCACCTGCCCAGCATGGACAAGGGCGGCGAGGACTTCTACAACCTGATCTCCGCGCTGCACAAGTCCGTGCGCGGCTCGCACCCCGACGCGGCCCTGTACTGGCTGGCCCGCATGGTCGCGGGCGGCGCGGACCCCCTGTACGTCGCGCGGCGCGTGGTCCGCATGGCCGCCGAGGACATCGGCCTCGCCGACCCGCAGGCGCTGCGCGTGTGCCTCGCCGCGAAGGACGCCGTGGAATTCCTCGGCAGTCCCGAAGGGGACCTCGCGCTCGCGCAGGCCGTGGTGTACCTGTGCCTCGCGCCCAAGAGCAACAGCGTGTACACCGCCTGGAAGGCCGCCCTGAACGCCGTGGACGGCGAGAACCTCGCCGTGCCCGTCCACCTGCGCAACGCGCCCACGCAGTTCATGCGCGACCAGGGGTACGGCAGGGGCTACCGCTACTACTTCGACGATCCGGCCGGGAGTTTCGAGCAGCGGTACCTGCCGGAAGGCGTGGACCTGCACCTGTACGCCCCGCGCGACGAGGGCTGGGAGGCCAGGGCGTCCGAACGCTGGCGCAAACTCATGACGCTGCACGCCGCCTCCCCGGCCGGGCCCGTCACCGCAGGTGAGACCGGCAGCACCTGA
- a CDS encoding FUSC family protein, which yields MRSRILVQNAFRFDRSQWRPLEALRCTAGLAVPVLLGVLAGQAPLGVLAATGALNAGLASYSGVTRSRLRLMLTTSVVTALVTVLGVLAAHEVWAATLAALVVGSLLALYGQSGPAALTVSLQATSVLVVMTGLQLPVSQALPAGLLVLGGALVQTVLLVAVWPASRRSPERRAVANVYRSLARYVEAWDEDASLPGVPDAVPLQNAWALLDEARGFAWRDEHAALVQSLQAAEEIRASLTGLGGASVAYRAQRPGRAARLASALARTLRRVESDVRQGHAGHASVRSRAELRGLRQRLAALDGGTPDERSERHWAELIVARLDRLLRLPPPSRPLPAPQGASSPPPAAGPDAAPVTLLGRLTGLLARMPRSVPLQQVAWRHALRFGVALALSTLLYRALNVSHGYWLPLTVAVLLRQEFSATLTRGVARLSGTLAGVLLAAGIVAALHPGAALLSLLSLLAAFLVYALFLTNYAVFSVAITLYVVFSVEAAGIAQRLAVETRVVATLLGGLLALAFHLVWPTWQARQAQGVLRDALARHLAYAEAVAALYAAGSGPEREQAAETARSARLAARQLRLQAENLVQAAALEPGRRPLRADLAALVGELSREAARTLALHAEALDGNPDEHRPAAPDVPWTHAPWTLTPDAVVLGARALLDRVPGSETAAAPTP from the coding sequence GTGCGCAGCCGGATTCTCGTGCAGAACGCCTTTCGTTTCGACCGCAGCCAGTGGCGGCCACTGGAGGCGCTGCGCTGCACGGCGGGCCTCGCCGTCCCGGTGCTGCTGGGCGTGCTGGCCGGGCAGGCGCCGCTGGGCGTGCTGGCCGCGACGGGCGCGCTGAACGCGGGGCTCGCGTCGTACAGCGGCGTGACGCGCTCGCGGCTGCGGCTGATGCTGACCACGAGCGTCGTGACGGCCCTGGTGACGGTGCTGGGCGTGCTGGCCGCGCACGAGGTGTGGGCGGCGACCCTGGCGGCGCTGGTGGTGGGGTCGCTGCTCGCGCTGTACGGGCAGTCCGGCCCGGCGGCGCTTACGGTGAGCCTGCAGGCGACGAGCGTGCTGGTCGTCATGACGGGCCTGCAGCTCCCGGTGTCGCAGGCGCTCCCGGCGGGCCTGCTGGTGCTGGGCGGGGCGCTGGTGCAGACGGTGCTGCTGGTGGCGGTGTGGCCCGCGAGTCGCCGTTCGCCGGAACGCCGGGCGGTGGCGAACGTGTACCGCAGCCTCGCGCGGTACGTGGAGGCCTGGGACGAGGACGCCTCGCTGCCGGGCGTGCCGGACGCCGTGCCGCTGCAGAACGCGTGGGCGCTGCTGGACGAGGCGCGCGGCTTCGCGTGGCGGGACGAGCACGCCGCGCTCGTGCAGTCGCTGCAGGCGGCCGAGGAGATCCGCGCGTCCCTGACGGGTCTGGGGGGCGCGTCCGTCGCGTACCGGGCGCAGCGGCCAGGGCGTGCCGCGCGGCTCGCGTCGGCGCTGGCGCGCACCCTGCGCCGCGTGGAGAGCGACGTGCGGCAGGGCCACGCCGGGCACGCGTCCGTGCGGTCGCGCGCGGAACTGCGCGGACTGCGGCAACGGCTGGCCGCGCTGGACGGCGGGACGCCCGACGAGCGCAGCGAGCGGCACTGGGCGGAACTGATCGTGGCGCGCCTCGACCGGCTGCTGCGCCTGCCGCCGCCCTCACGGCCGCTGCCCGCCCCGCAGGGAGCGTCCTCTCCCCCGCCCGCTGCCGGGCCGGACGCGGCGCCCGTCACGCTGCTCGGCCGCCTGACGGGCCTGCTGGCGCGCATGCCGCGCAGCGTGCCCCTGCAGCAGGTCGCATGGCGGCACGCGCTGCGGTTCGGGGTGGCGCTGGCGCTCAGCACGCTGCTGTACCGGGCGCTGAACGTGTCGCACGGGTACTGGCTGCCGCTCACGGTGGCGGTCCTGCTGAGGCAGGAGTTCTCCGCGACGCTCACGCGCGGCGTCGCCCGCCTGAGCGGCACGCTGGCGGGCGTGCTGCTCGCCGCCGGGATCGTCGCGGCCCTGCATCCCGGCGCGGCCCTCCTGAGTCTGCTGAGCCTGCTGGCCGCGTTCCTGGTGTACGCGCTGTTCCTCACCAACTACGCGGTGTTCTCGGTTGCGATCACGCTGTACGTGGTGTTCTCGGTGGAGGCGGCGGGCATCGCGCAGCGTCTCGCGGTGGAGACGCGCGTGGTCGCGACGCTGCTGGGCGGCCTGCTGGCCCTGGCCTTTCACCTCGTGTGGCCCACGTGGCAGGCGCGGCAGGCGCAGGGGGTGCTACGTGACGCGCTGGCCCGCCACCTCGCGTACGCCGAGGCGGTCGCGGCCCTGTACGCCGCCGGGAGCGGCCCGGAGCGCGAGCAGGCGGCCGAGACGGCGAGATCGGCGCGCCTCGCGGCGCGGCAGCTACGGCTGCAGGCGGAGAACCTCGTGCAGGCGGCGGCGCTGGAGCCCGGACGGCGACCGCTGCGCGCCGATCTCGCCGCGCTGGTCGGCGAGCTGAGCCGCGAGGCGGCCCGCACGCTGGCCCTGCATGCCGAGGCGCTGGACGGCAACCCGGACGAGCACCGCCCGGCCGCACCGGACGTGCCATGGACGCACGCGCCGTGGACACTCACACCGGACGCGGTCGTGCTGGGCGCACGCGCGCTGCTGGACCGCGTCCCGGGATCAGAGACGGCAGCGGCACCGACGCCGTGA